The following are encoded together in the Tripterygium wilfordii isolate XIE 37 chromosome 18, ASM1340144v1, whole genome shotgun sequence genome:
- the LOC119984242 gene encoding anthocyanidin 3-O-glucosyltransferase 7-like, with the protein MPLIEQSSPHLHVAAFAFPFGSHPRPLLSLVLKLATAAPQVHFSFFNTEKSNETLFSSSKSSQLPHNFRAYSVDDGVPAGHVLSGHPLEAVEFFLKAGAESFKKGIDIALAETGTNITCFLMDGFVVFAGEIAGDLGIPWIPVWCPLSCSLSAHFYTDLIRKLYANNGVVNESQNLDQIPGLSFMKIGDLPGELISPDLDKSIFAKTLSELGQVLPRATAIVINFFEELNPAALNDDHKSKFRKVFNVGFLTISLPLSPQPPPESDSTGCLSWLNGQKPKSVAYVSFGTVVATPQTELVAMAEALEESGVPFLWSLRDNLKEALPTGFVGRTSNMGKIVPWTPQTQVLAHESVGVFVTHGGCNSVFESIACGVPMICRPFFGDHQMTGRMVEDFWGIGVTVEGGVITKKGLIKNLELVLNDEQGKKMRETVEVLKQIVTDAGGPNGSAARDFQNLLELVST; encoded by the coding sequence ATGCCGCTCATTGAACAAAGCTCACCACATCTACATGTTGCAGCCTTTGCATTCCCATTTGGTAGCCATCCCAGGCCACTCCTCAGTCTTGTCCTCAAACTGGCAACTGCAGCCCCTCAAGTGCACTTCTCATTCTTTAACACTGAAAAATCCAATGAGACTCTGTTTTCATCTTCCAAATCCTCCCAACTCCCACATAACTTCAGAGCCTACAGTGTCGATGATGGCGTTCCTGCGGGTCATGTACTGTCAGGACACCCCCTGGAGGCGGTGGAGTTCTTCTTGAAGGCCGGGGCGGAGAGTTTCAAAAAGGGCATTGACATTGCATTGGCAGAGACTGGTACTAACATCACTTGCTTTCTGATGGATGGGTTTGTTGTGTTTGCAGGGGAGATTGCAGGGGATTTGGGGATTCCTTGGATTCCTGTTTGGTGCCctctatcttgctctctctCTGCTCACTTTTACACAGACTTAATTCGTAAACTGTATGCCAACAATGGTGTTGTGAATGAATCCCAAAATCTCGATCAAATTCCAGGATTATCTTTTATGAAAATAGGGGATTTACCAGGAGAATTAATTTCTCCTGATCTTGATAAATCTATTTTTGCTAAAACACTCAGTGAATTGGGTCAGGTGCTTCCAAGAGCTACTGCAATCGTCATCAATTTCTTTGAAGAATTAAACCCGGCAGCTCTCAACGACGATCACAAATCAAAATTCAGGAAAGTTTTTAATGTGGGTTTCCTCACTATTTCACTGCCATTGTCGCCACAGCCGCCGCCGGAGTCCGATTCAACGGGATGCTTATCATGGTTAAACGGGCAAAAACCCAAATCAGTAGCGTATGTTAGCTTCGGGACTGTGGTGGCAACGCCACAAACCGAGCTGGTAGCAATGGCGGAGGCGCTAGAAGAAAGTGGGGTTCCATTTCTCTGGTCTCTTAGGGACAATTTGAAAGAGGCTTTACCTACTGGGTTTGTGGGGAGAACAAGCAATATGGGAAAAATAGTGCCATGGACGCCCCAAACACAGGTTCTGGCACATGAATCAGTAGGTGTGTTTGTGACACATGGTGGTTGCAACTCTGTTTTTGAAAGCATTGCCTGTGGTGTGCCAATGATTTGCAGGCCATTTTTTGGAGATCATCAAATGACTGGAAGAATGGTTGAGGATTTTTGGGGGATTGGTGTCACTGTTGAAGGTGGAGTCATTACAAAAAAGGGGTTGATCAAGAATTTGGAATTGGTTCTTAACGATGaacaaggaaagaaaatgagagagacaGTTGAGGTACTGAAACAGATAGTCACTGATGCTGGGGGACCTAATGGAAGTGCTGCTAGGGATTTTCAGAATCTGTTAGAATTAGTTTCTACTTGA
- the LOC119984241 gene encoding putative nucleobase-ascorbate transporter 10 isoform X1: MAQLGVGGAGVNGGGGDAAGGGGVGGRGGSGGGGGGANNNKPEQLQPHPVKEQLPGVQYCINSPPPWPEAIVLGFQHYILTLGITVLIPSIIVPQMGGGDAEKVRVIQTLLFVSGLSTLFQTLFGSRLPTVAVGSYAYIVPTTSILLASRYTSYVNPHERFVQTMRGIQGALIITACFQMVMGFLGLWRAVVRFLSPLSIVPYVTFTGLGLYYLGFPLLAKCVEIGLPQIVTIVFIAQYLPNYIKWKRPFFDRFALLLSVGIVWFFAQLLTANGMYNHRHSITQISCRSDRSGLITSAPWIYIPYPFQWGNPTFNAGEAFAMMAASFVSLFESTGTFFATSRYGSATPVPPSVVSRGAGWLGVGVLLNGMFGSVTGLTASVENAGLLALTKVGSRRVIQISAGFMIFFSIFGKFGAFFASIPLPIIAAIYCMLCGYVSSAGLGFLQFCNLNSFRTKFILGFSFFIGFSVPQYFREYYQLRSKCDLARASSGWFNDLVIVIFSSHTTVAALVALFLDRTLSCETEESRKDSGLKWWEKFSLYNSDVRNDEFYALPCMLNKLFPAL, encoded by the exons ATGGCCCAACTTGGTGTTGGTGGTGCTGGTGTTAATGGAGGAGGTGGTGATGCTGCTGGTGGAGGAGGTGTTGGTGGTAGAGGaggtagtggtggtggtggtggaggtgctaataaCAACAAGCCAGAGCAATTGCAACCACACCCAGTGAAGGAGCAGTTGCCCGGGGTCCAATATTGCATCAATAGTCCTCCTCCATGGC CGGAAGCTATTGTGCTGGGGTTCCAACATTATATTTTGACTCTTGGTATTACTGTTTTGATTCCGAGCATTATAGTTCCTCAGATGGGTGGTGGTGAC GCGGAGAAGGTTAGGGTTATCCAAACCTTGCTCTTCGTTTCAGGTTTAAGTACACTCTTTCAGACTCTATTTGGGTCCCGACTTCCTACTGTGGCCGTGGGCTCGTATGCATACATTGTACCTACCACTTCAATTCTCCTAGCCAGTAGATATACTTCATATGTAAATCCCCATGAG AGGTTTGTCCAGACAATGAGAGGGATACAAGGTGCTCTAATCATTACTGCATGCTTTCAAATGGTTATGGGTTTTCTTGGCTTATGGAGAGCTGTCGTGAG gTTTCTTAGCCCTCTCTCAATTGTTCCTTACGTAACTTTTACTGGACTGGGGCTCTATTATCTTGGATTTCCCTTG CTTGCCAAATGTGTTGAAATTGGACTTCCACAAATTGTAACAATTGTTTTCATTGCACAG TATCTCCCTAATTATATAAAATGGAAGAGGCCATTTTTTGATCGATTTGCATTGCTGCTCTCAGTTGGAATTGTATGGTTTTTTGCTCAACTTCTAACAGCAAATGGTATGTATAACCACAGACACTCAATCACCCAGATCAGCTGCCGCTCTGATAGGTCTGGACTTATCACTTCAGCTCCTTG GATCTATATTCCTTATCCGTTTCAATGGGGCAACCCCACATTTAATGCTGGAGAAGCTTTTGCTATGATGGCTGCCTCGTTTGTTTCTCTTTTTGAG TCTACGGGTACATTTTTTGCAACATCTAGATACGGGAGTGCTACACCTGTACCACCTTCTGTGGTTAGTCGAGGTGCTGGCTGGCTG gGTGTTGGAGTTCTTCTCAATGGCATGTTTGGTTCTGTGACCGGTCTCACAGCATCAGT GGAAAATGCTGGTCTATTAGCACTGACAAAAGTTGGAAGCCGAAGAGTGATCCAAATATCAGCTGGATTTATGATTTTCTTCTCTATATTCG GAAAATTTGGAGCATTCTTCGCTTCTATACCTCTGCCAATCATCGCAGCTATATACTGTATGTTGTGTGGCTATGTCT CTTCTGCAGGTCTTGGATTTCTCCAATTCTGCAACCTGAACAGCTTCAGAACAAAATTTATCTTGGGCTTCTCTTTCTTTATTGGCTTTTCAGTACCGCAATACTTCAGAGAGTACTATCAACTACGTTCCAAATGTGACCTTGCTCGTGCCAGTTCTGGATGG TTCAACGACTTAGTGATTGTAATATTCTCATCCCACACAACAGTGGCAGCTCTTGTCGCTTTGTTCTTGGATCGCACACTTTCCTGTGAAACCGAGGAGTCGAGAAAAGATAGCGGGTTGAAGTGGTGGGAGAAGTTTAGCTTGTACAATTCAGATGTTAGAAATGATGAATTCTATGCACTCCCATGCATGCTCAACAAGTTATTCCCGGCTCTCTAA
- the LOC119984241 gene encoding putative nucleobase-ascorbate transporter 10 isoform X2 produces the protein MAQLGVGGAGVNGGGGDAAGGGGVGGRGGSGGGGGGANNNKPEQLQPHPVKEQLPGVQYCINSPPPWPEAIVLGFQHYILTLGITVLIPSIIVPQMGGGDAEKVRVIQTLLFVSGLSTLFQTLFGSRLPTVAVGSYAYIVPTTSILLASRYTSYVNPHERFVQTMRGIQGALIITACFQMVMGFLGLWRAVVRFLSPLSIVPYVTFTGLGLYYLGFPLLAKCVEIGLPQIVTIVFIAQYLPNYIKWKRPFFDRFALLLSVGIVWFFAQLLTANGMYNHRHSITQISCRSDRSGLITSAPWIYIPYPFQWGNPTFNAGEAFAMMAASFVSLFESTGTFFATSRYGSATPVPPSVVSRGAGWLGKCWSISTDKSWKPKSDPNISWIYDFLLYIRKIWSILRFYTSANHRSYILYVVWLCLFCRSWISPILQPEQLQNKIYLGLLFLYWLFSTAILQRVLSTTFQM, from the exons ATGGCCCAACTTGGTGTTGGTGGTGCTGGTGTTAATGGAGGAGGTGGTGATGCTGCTGGTGGAGGAGGTGTTGGTGGTAGAGGaggtagtggtggtggtggtggaggtgctaataaCAACAAGCCAGAGCAATTGCAACCACACCCAGTGAAGGAGCAGTTGCCCGGGGTCCAATATTGCATCAATAGTCCTCCTCCATGGC CGGAAGCTATTGTGCTGGGGTTCCAACATTATATTTTGACTCTTGGTATTACTGTTTTGATTCCGAGCATTATAGTTCCTCAGATGGGTGGTGGTGAC GCGGAGAAGGTTAGGGTTATCCAAACCTTGCTCTTCGTTTCAGGTTTAAGTACACTCTTTCAGACTCTATTTGGGTCCCGACTTCCTACTGTGGCCGTGGGCTCGTATGCATACATTGTACCTACCACTTCAATTCTCCTAGCCAGTAGATATACTTCATATGTAAATCCCCATGAG AGGTTTGTCCAGACAATGAGAGGGATACAAGGTGCTCTAATCATTACTGCATGCTTTCAAATGGTTATGGGTTTTCTTGGCTTATGGAGAGCTGTCGTGAG gTTTCTTAGCCCTCTCTCAATTGTTCCTTACGTAACTTTTACTGGACTGGGGCTCTATTATCTTGGATTTCCCTTG CTTGCCAAATGTGTTGAAATTGGACTTCCACAAATTGTAACAATTGTTTTCATTGCACAG TATCTCCCTAATTATATAAAATGGAAGAGGCCATTTTTTGATCGATTTGCATTGCTGCTCTCAGTTGGAATTGTATGGTTTTTTGCTCAACTTCTAACAGCAAATGGTATGTATAACCACAGACACTCAATCACCCAGATCAGCTGCCGCTCTGATAGGTCTGGACTTATCACTTCAGCTCCTTG GATCTATATTCCTTATCCGTTTCAATGGGGCAACCCCACATTTAATGCTGGAGAAGCTTTTGCTATGATGGCTGCCTCGTTTGTTTCTCTTTTTGAG TCTACGGGTACATTTTTTGCAACATCTAGATACGGGAGTGCTACACCTGTACCACCTTCTGTGGTTAGTCGAGGTGCTGGCTGGCTG GGAAAATGCTGGTCTATTAGCACTGACAAAAGTTGGAAGCCGAAGAGTGATCCAAATATCAGCTGGATTTATGATTTTCTTCTCTATATTCG GAAAATTTGGAGCATTCTTCGCTTCTATACCTCTGCCAATCATCGCAGCTATATACTGTATGTTGTGTGGCTATGTCT CTTCTGCAGGTCTTGGATTTCTCCAATTCTGCAACCTGAACAGCTTCAGAACAAAATTTATCTTGGGCTTCTCTTTCTTTATTGGCTTTTCAGTACCGCAATACTTCAGAGAGTACTATCAACTACGTTCCAAATGTGA